A portion of the Girardinichthys multiradiatus isolate DD_20200921_A chromosome 23, DD_fGirMul_XY1, whole genome shotgun sequence genome contains these proteins:
- the zgc:66433 gene encoding proteoglycan 4 isoform X3, translating into MAGMYGCFKGRNRDSAAMASGSPDLVTSQEPAEVREDCSGKKKSKFQTFKKLFARKKKKEPQDAGAEDGLKGSQSSDNVSKTSENNALIELEKEKVSGSKVSLGNKALSHDSVFVSNSSEANEGLGASQDSIQGKVKSLQLQLKQAIRKGSPPSLMCVKKTEEAGTMSEDDSLPCSPLDYTPLHSVKSKAERSSSNSLDGIESDEQLSCAASSRAVSPLVIPGDFSQPASPFVCLDNSAAKHKLGLRYKACNKRKPARRLELKTEEDSAVEEELTVSITEVEVLEEQAQQKAEDENGDQLKPETESEEEEEDEENKSQKDSSRFLLRDKEGEDEPEAERDVSHAPHASCPPESSFSEEEASDDQHVPSSSTSSRSSSLDSPSVTPEPPSGPREYLSGPPGFLCAVDNNSDTDSLSGEEDMMQESTEEESSFLDEVLSSLKTSHSTDVDISGVLLEMEKMEKEEKVIEIDERVEMKGEEAEADDPTGCEATALYSVMSDQTTEDEEEVLLHSLQEEEVAVEEEVKRTEEEADAEEEEEIVVERFIQHSDEEAGQEEEAEDVQSEEENNMVSSQTVSQQETEEQAIGKEEKEAAEAKKGPEIVGEDWENKVEENSVQVDELGEEEEEEEEGKGDKEEMTEIHDSEDEEFPCVSPIQGTDEGDDGATHDDTTTDVDEQIHSRMNEVPEILNENFGAVEEVDEVELKDHKSEGEETEEEVERCPSDANQSGEDLVREKDETSPPVDVKPVESEEEGGAFSRLPPLLLSESRSNSHSDESPISSPSKTTTLHINLASPTSEKNTSPFELRPAAANPSDSVTESLSPADETTESTEEQPEALKDQEEKEKQSELEQNNSAPALAQEGLAQPTDQSKVRFTIATAWQRLQSPPTSPSAVPAAQDGELKAACQNDQDQKAEPDSLMKAELLSSPVRGRSSGSFTSKLHSSAPSSPAEPQTAEATRTSESAAVAEANSDSPFGVRLRKTSALLRLSSEEVDSEPQVESPTHSPSCKAESLQPVNSKPSASHPISNKPALPKKPEVHGDAVVKLRRISEPPAARGVSGGSDPPSWISMAKQKQKVYKETPLNEIAVRKEEQEKKPALPTSVGSAAIRGQSNNKQVEPISKGSVKKETRRTLSGPTPVPPQLSKSPLQKPEVPPAPAKPTPPPDSPQMPPSSPAPLTIPLKSPASTTPSILSKTPPVPSTSISPRTVPEKPASRAPGLSRQAVPPQRSSPTTALPQDEPPWMALAKKKAKAWSEMPQIVQ; encoded by the exons GAAAGAAGAAATCCAAGTTCCAGACGTTTAAAAAATTGTTTGCTcggaagaaaaagaaagaaccaCAAGATGCAGGAGCTGAAGATGGCCTTAAGGGGAGCCAGTCGAGTGACAATGTCAGTAAAACTTCAGAGAACAATGCACTCATTGAGTTGGAGAAGGAGAAGGTTTCTGG GTCTAAGGTCAGTCTGGGCAACAAGGCCTTGTCACATGACTCTGTTTTTGTCTCCAACTCATCGGAAGCTAATGAGGGGCTTGGAGCGTCTCAGGACAGCATTCAAGGGAAAGTTAAATCCCTACAG CTCCAGCTGAAGCAGGCTATTAGAAAGGGTTCTCCTCCATCCTTGATGTGTGTGAAGAAGACAGAAGAGGCTGGAACCATGTCTGAGGATGACAGTCTGCCCTGCAGCCCACTTGACTATACACCTCTTCATTCGGTCAAG AGTAAAGCTGAGAGGAGCAGCTCCAACAGTCTGGATGGAATAGAAAGCGACGAACAG CTGTCCTGCGCAGCCTCCAGCAGAGCTGTGAGCCCCCTGGTGATTCCTGGGGACTTCAGCCAGCCGGCCAGTCCCTTCGTCTGTCTGGATAACTCTGCTGCCAAGCACAAGCTGGGCCTGAGATATAAAGCTTGCAACAAGAGGAAGCCGGCCCGT CGTCTCGAGCTGAAAACAGAAGAGGACTCTGCAGTGGAGGAGGAGTTGACGGTCTCTATAACCGAAGTAGAAGTTTTGGAGGAACAAGCCCAGCAGAAGGCAGAAG ATGAGAATGGGGATCAGCTAAAGCCAGAAACAGaaagtgaggaggaggaggaggatgaagagaacAAATCCCAAAAGGATTCCTCAAGATTCCTTCTTAGGGATAAAGAGGGAGAAGATGAGCCAGAAGCAGAACGGGATGTTTCTCACGCCCCACATGCTTCCTGTCCTCCAGAGTCAAGTTTCTCAGAGGAGGAAGCCTCTGATGATCAGCATGTTCCTTCCTCCAGTACCAGCTCCAGATCCTCTTCTCTGGACAGTCCCAG TGTCACACCAGAGCCCCCATCTGGTCCAAGGGAGTATCTGTCAGGTCCTCCAGGCTTTTTATGTGCAGTTGATAACAACTCTGACACTGACTCTTTGTCAGGAGAAGAAGACATGATGCAAGAAAGTACAGAGGAGGAGAGCTCCTTCTTAGATGAGGTGCTGAGCTCTTTGAAGACCTCTCACTCAACCGACGTAGACATTAGCGGCGTTCTTCTGGAGATGGAGAAGATGGAGAAAGAGGAAAAAGTGATAGAAATTGATGAAAGAGTGGAGATGAAAGGAGAGGAAGCAGAAGCAGACGATCCCACTGGTTGCGAGGCTACTGCCTTGTATTCTGTCATGTCTGATCAGACTACCGAGGACGAAGAGGAGGTTCTTCTTCATTCTCTGCAAGAGGAAGAGGTAGCAGTTGAAGAGGAAGTGAAAAGGACAGAGGAAGAAGCTGatgctgaggaggaggaggaaattGTTGTGGAGCGATTCATTCAACATAGT gatgAGGAGGCTGGACAGGAAGAGGAGGCAGAAGACGTTCAATCAGAGGAAGAAAACAACATGGTTTCATCACAAACTGTAAGCCAACAGGAGACAGAGGAACAGGCTATTGGGAAAGAAGAGAAGGAGGCAGCAGAGGCAAAGAAGGGACCAGAAATAGTTGGGGAAGACTGGGAGAACAAGGTGGAAGAAAACAGTGTTCAGGTGGATGAACtaggagaagaagaggaggaagaggaggaagggaAGGGGGATAAGGAGGAAATGACAGAAATCCATGACTCAGAAGATGAGGAGTTTCCATGTGTCTCACCTATTCAGGGGACAGATGAAGGAGATGATGGTGCCACACATGATGACACTACCACAGATGTGGATGAGCAAATTCATTCCAGAATGAATGAGGTGCCGGAAATTTTAAATGAGAACTTTGGAGCTGTAGAGGAAGTGGATGAGGTCGAGCTCAAGGATCATAAATCAGAAGGTGAAGAAACAGAGGAAGAAGTGGAAAGATGCCCTTCAGATGCAAATCAGAGTGGAGAGGACCTGGTGCGAGAAAAAGATGAAACAAGTCCCCCCGTGGATGTTAAACCAGTAGAATCTGAGGAAGAAGGCGGCGCTTTCTCCAGACTTCCTCCTCTGTTACTTTCAGAGTCACGTTCTAACTCCCATTCAGATGAAAGTCCCATCAGCTCTCCCAGTAAGACCACCACCTTACACATTAATCTTGCCTCCCCCACCTCAGAAAAAAACACCTCTCCATTCGAGCTTCGTCCAGCTGCTGCCAATCCCAGTGATAGTGTCACAGAGTCACTTTCCCCTGCTGACGAGACCACAGAGTCAACTGAAGAGCAGCCAGAGGCTTTAAAAgaccaagaagaaaaagaaaaacaatcagaGCTGGAGCAAAACAATTCAGCTCCTGCCTTAGCGCAGGAAGGGCTCGCACAGCCAACAGATCAGAGTAAAGTCCGCTTCACCATCGCCACCGCGTGGCAGAGGTTACAGAGTCCCCCTACTTCCCCATCTGCTGTACCAGCTGCGCAGGATGGTGAGCTGAAGGCTGCATGTCAGAATGATCAGGATCAGAAAGCAGAACCTGACAGCTTGATGAAGGCTGAGCTGTTGTCGAGTCCAGTCAGAGGGAGGAGCTCAGGGAGCTTCACTTCCAAACTACATAGCTCTGCACCGTCCTCTCCGGCTGAACCCCAGACCGCAGAAGCCACAAGAACATCAG AGAGTGCTGCAGTAGCGGAGGCAAACTCTGACAGTCCTTTTGGAGTTCGACTGAGGAAGACGTCAGCTCTGCTCCGGCTCAGCTCAGAAGAGGTTGATTCGGAG CCTCAAGTTGAGTCACCAACACATTCACCCTCCTGTAAAGCTGAGTCACTCCAACCAGTCAACAGCAAGCCCTCTGCAAGCCATCCAATCAGCAACAAGCCTGCTCTTCCTAAAAAACCAGAGGTCCACGGAGACGCTGTGGTCAAACTGAGACGCATATCAG AGCCGCCCGCAGCGCGAGGTGTGTCTGGTGGATCAGATCCTCCCAGCTGGATTTCTATggccaaacagaaacagaaggTCTATAAAGAAACCCCACTGAATGAGATTGCAGTCAGGAAG GAGGAACAAGAGAAGAAGCCTGCATTGCCTACAAGTGTCGGTTCGGCTGCAATCAGGGGGCAGAGCAACAACAAACAAGTTGAACCCATAAGCAAAG GGTCAGTAAAGAAGGAGACCAGAAGGACACTCTCTGGTCCAACTCCAGTGCCACCTCAGCTTTCAAAATCCCCACTTCAAAAGCCAGAGGTTCCCCCTGCCCCCGCAAAACCTACACCTCCACCAGACTCGCCCCAAATGCCCCCTTCCTCTCCTGCTCCATTAACCATACCCTTAAAGTCTCCTGCTTCCACAACTCCATCTATTCTCTCCAAAACGCCCCCAGTCCCCTCTACATCTATTTCACCAAGAACCGTCCCAGAAAAGCCCGCTTCCAGAGCTCCGGGGCTGTCCAGGCAGGCTGTGCCCCCCCAGCGAAGCTCGCCTACCACAGCTCTGCCCCAAGACGAGCCCCCCTGGATGGCGCTTGCCAAAAAGAAGGCCAAAGCCTGGAGTGAGATGCCACAGATTGTTCAGTGA
- the zgc:66433 gene encoding proteoglycan 4 isoform X1 — MSWFQSLRDDFTLRPFEIQHTPRDSAAMASGSPDLVTSQEPAEVREDCSGKKKSKFQTFKKLFARKKKKEPQDAGAEDGLKGSQSSDNVSKTSENNALIELEKEKVSGSKVSLGNKALSHDSVFVSNSSEANEGLGASQDSIQGKVKSLQLQLKQAIRKGSPPSLMCVKKTEEAGTMSEDDSLPCSPLDYTPLHSVKSKAERSSSNSLDGIESDEQLSCAASSRAVSPLVIPGDFSQPASPFVCLDNSAAKHKLGLRYKACNKRKPARRLELKTEEDSAVEEELTVSITEVEVLEEQAQQKAEDENGDQLKPETESEEEEEDEENKSQKDSSRFLLRDKEGEDEPEAERDVSHAPHASCPPESSFSEEEASDDQHVPSSSTSSRSSSLDSPSVTPEPPSGPREYLSGPPGFLCAVDNNSDTDSLSGEEDMMQESTEEESSFLDEVLSSLKTSHSTDVDISGVLLEMEKMEKEEKVIEIDERVEMKGEEAEADDPTGCEATALYSVMSDQTTEDEEEVLLHSLQEEEVAVEEEVKRTEEEADAEEEEEIVVERFIQHSDEEAGQEEEAEDVQSEEENNMVSSQTVSQQETEEQAIGKEEKEAAEAKKGPEIVGEDWENKVEENSVQVDELGEEEEEEEEGKGDKEEMTEIHDSEDEEFPCVSPIQGTDEGDDGATHDDTTTDVDEQIHSRMNEVPEILNENFGAVEEVDEVELKDHKSEGEETEEEVERCPSDANQSGEDLVREKDETSPPVDVKPVESEEEGGAFSRLPPLLLSESRSNSHSDESPISSPSKTTTLHINLASPTSEKNTSPFELRPAAANPSDSVTESLSPADETTESTEEQPEALKDQEEKEKQSELEQNNSAPALAQEGLAQPTDQSKVRFTIATAWQRLQSPPTSPSAVPAAQDGELKAACQNDQDQKAEPDSLMKAELLSSPVRGRSSGSFTSKLHSSAPSSPAEPQTAEATRTSESAAVAEANSDSPFGVRLRKTSALLRLSSEEVDSEPQVESPTHSPSCKAESLQPVNSKPSASHPISNKPALPKKPEVHGDAVVKLRRISEPPAARGVSGGSDPPSWISMAKQKQKVYKETPLNEIAVRKEEQEKKPALPTSVGSAAIRGQSNNKQVEPISKGSVKKETRRTLSGPTPVPPQLSKSPLQKPEVPPAPAKPTPPPDSPQMPPSSPAPLTIPLKSPASTTPSILSKTPPVPSTSISPRTVPEKPASRAPGLSRQAVPPQRSSPTTALPQDEPPWMALAKKKAKAWSEMPQIVQ, encoded by the exons GAAAGAAGAAATCCAAGTTCCAGACGTTTAAAAAATTGTTTGCTcggaagaaaaagaaagaaccaCAAGATGCAGGAGCTGAAGATGGCCTTAAGGGGAGCCAGTCGAGTGACAATGTCAGTAAAACTTCAGAGAACAATGCACTCATTGAGTTGGAGAAGGAGAAGGTTTCTGG GTCTAAGGTCAGTCTGGGCAACAAGGCCTTGTCACATGACTCTGTTTTTGTCTCCAACTCATCGGAAGCTAATGAGGGGCTTGGAGCGTCTCAGGACAGCATTCAAGGGAAAGTTAAATCCCTACAG CTCCAGCTGAAGCAGGCTATTAGAAAGGGTTCTCCTCCATCCTTGATGTGTGTGAAGAAGACAGAAGAGGCTGGAACCATGTCTGAGGATGACAGTCTGCCCTGCAGCCCACTTGACTATACACCTCTTCATTCGGTCAAG AGTAAAGCTGAGAGGAGCAGCTCCAACAGTCTGGATGGAATAGAAAGCGACGAACAG CTGTCCTGCGCAGCCTCCAGCAGAGCTGTGAGCCCCCTGGTGATTCCTGGGGACTTCAGCCAGCCGGCCAGTCCCTTCGTCTGTCTGGATAACTCTGCTGCCAAGCACAAGCTGGGCCTGAGATATAAAGCTTGCAACAAGAGGAAGCCGGCCCGT CGTCTCGAGCTGAAAACAGAAGAGGACTCTGCAGTGGAGGAGGAGTTGACGGTCTCTATAACCGAAGTAGAAGTTTTGGAGGAACAAGCCCAGCAGAAGGCAGAAG ATGAGAATGGGGATCAGCTAAAGCCAGAAACAGaaagtgaggaggaggaggaggatgaagagaacAAATCCCAAAAGGATTCCTCAAGATTCCTTCTTAGGGATAAAGAGGGAGAAGATGAGCCAGAAGCAGAACGGGATGTTTCTCACGCCCCACATGCTTCCTGTCCTCCAGAGTCAAGTTTCTCAGAGGAGGAAGCCTCTGATGATCAGCATGTTCCTTCCTCCAGTACCAGCTCCAGATCCTCTTCTCTGGACAGTCCCAG TGTCACACCAGAGCCCCCATCTGGTCCAAGGGAGTATCTGTCAGGTCCTCCAGGCTTTTTATGTGCAGTTGATAACAACTCTGACACTGACTCTTTGTCAGGAGAAGAAGACATGATGCAAGAAAGTACAGAGGAGGAGAGCTCCTTCTTAGATGAGGTGCTGAGCTCTTTGAAGACCTCTCACTCAACCGACGTAGACATTAGCGGCGTTCTTCTGGAGATGGAGAAGATGGAGAAAGAGGAAAAAGTGATAGAAATTGATGAAAGAGTGGAGATGAAAGGAGAGGAAGCAGAAGCAGACGATCCCACTGGTTGCGAGGCTACTGCCTTGTATTCTGTCATGTCTGATCAGACTACCGAGGACGAAGAGGAGGTTCTTCTTCATTCTCTGCAAGAGGAAGAGGTAGCAGTTGAAGAGGAAGTGAAAAGGACAGAGGAAGAAGCTGatgctgaggaggaggaggaaattGTTGTGGAGCGATTCATTCAACATAGT gatgAGGAGGCTGGACAGGAAGAGGAGGCAGAAGACGTTCAATCAGAGGAAGAAAACAACATGGTTTCATCACAAACTGTAAGCCAACAGGAGACAGAGGAACAGGCTATTGGGAAAGAAGAGAAGGAGGCAGCAGAGGCAAAGAAGGGACCAGAAATAGTTGGGGAAGACTGGGAGAACAAGGTGGAAGAAAACAGTGTTCAGGTGGATGAACtaggagaagaagaggaggaagaggaggaagggaAGGGGGATAAGGAGGAAATGACAGAAATCCATGACTCAGAAGATGAGGAGTTTCCATGTGTCTCACCTATTCAGGGGACAGATGAAGGAGATGATGGTGCCACACATGATGACACTACCACAGATGTGGATGAGCAAATTCATTCCAGAATGAATGAGGTGCCGGAAATTTTAAATGAGAACTTTGGAGCTGTAGAGGAAGTGGATGAGGTCGAGCTCAAGGATCATAAATCAGAAGGTGAAGAAACAGAGGAAGAAGTGGAAAGATGCCCTTCAGATGCAAATCAGAGTGGAGAGGACCTGGTGCGAGAAAAAGATGAAACAAGTCCCCCCGTGGATGTTAAACCAGTAGAATCTGAGGAAGAAGGCGGCGCTTTCTCCAGACTTCCTCCTCTGTTACTTTCAGAGTCACGTTCTAACTCCCATTCAGATGAAAGTCCCATCAGCTCTCCCAGTAAGACCACCACCTTACACATTAATCTTGCCTCCCCCACCTCAGAAAAAAACACCTCTCCATTCGAGCTTCGTCCAGCTGCTGCCAATCCCAGTGATAGTGTCACAGAGTCACTTTCCCCTGCTGACGAGACCACAGAGTCAACTGAAGAGCAGCCAGAGGCTTTAAAAgaccaagaagaaaaagaaaaacaatcagaGCTGGAGCAAAACAATTCAGCTCCTGCCTTAGCGCAGGAAGGGCTCGCACAGCCAACAGATCAGAGTAAAGTCCGCTTCACCATCGCCACCGCGTGGCAGAGGTTACAGAGTCCCCCTACTTCCCCATCTGCTGTACCAGCTGCGCAGGATGGTGAGCTGAAGGCTGCATGTCAGAATGATCAGGATCAGAAAGCAGAACCTGACAGCTTGATGAAGGCTGAGCTGTTGTCGAGTCCAGTCAGAGGGAGGAGCTCAGGGAGCTTCACTTCCAAACTACATAGCTCTGCACCGTCCTCTCCGGCTGAACCCCAGACCGCAGAAGCCACAAGAACATCAG AGAGTGCTGCAGTAGCGGAGGCAAACTCTGACAGTCCTTTTGGAGTTCGACTGAGGAAGACGTCAGCTCTGCTCCGGCTCAGCTCAGAAGAGGTTGATTCGGAG CCTCAAGTTGAGTCACCAACACATTCACCCTCCTGTAAAGCTGAGTCACTCCAACCAGTCAACAGCAAGCCCTCTGCAAGCCATCCAATCAGCAACAAGCCTGCTCTTCCTAAAAAACCAGAGGTCCACGGAGACGCTGTGGTCAAACTGAGACGCATATCAG AGCCGCCCGCAGCGCGAGGTGTGTCTGGTGGATCAGATCCTCCCAGCTGGATTTCTATggccaaacagaaacagaaggTCTATAAAGAAACCCCACTGAATGAGATTGCAGTCAGGAAG GAGGAACAAGAGAAGAAGCCTGCATTGCCTACAAGTGTCGGTTCGGCTGCAATCAGGGGGCAGAGCAACAACAAACAAGTTGAACCCATAAGCAAAG GGTCAGTAAAGAAGGAGACCAGAAGGACACTCTCTGGTCCAACTCCAGTGCCACCTCAGCTTTCAAAATCCCCACTTCAAAAGCCAGAGGTTCCCCCTGCCCCCGCAAAACCTACACCTCCACCAGACTCGCCCCAAATGCCCCCTTCCTCTCCTGCTCCATTAACCATACCCTTAAAGTCTCCTGCTTCCACAACTCCATCTATTCTCTCCAAAACGCCCCCAGTCCCCTCTACATCTATTTCACCAAGAACCGTCCCAGAAAAGCCCGCTTCCAGAGCTCCGGGGCTGTCCAGGCAGGCTGTGCCCCCCCAGCGAAGCTCGCCTACCACAGCTCTGCCCCAAGACGAGCCCCCCTGGATGGCGCTTGCCAAAAAGAAGGCCAAAGCCTGGAGTGAGATGCCACAGATTGTTCAGTGA
- the zgc:66433 gene encoding proteoglycan 4 isoform X2 yields MSWFQSLRDDFTLRPFEIQHTPDSAAMASGSPDLVTSQEPAEVREDCSGKKKSKFQTFKKLFARKKKKEPQDAGAEDGLKGSQSSDNVSKTSENNALIELEKEKVSGSKVSLGNKALSHDSVFVSNSSEANEGLGASQDSIQGKVKSLQLQLKQAIRKGSPPSLMCVKKTEEAGTMSEDDSLPCSPLDYTPLHSVKSKAERSSSNSLDGIESDEQLSCAASSRAVSPLVIPGDFSQPASPFVCLDNSAAKHKLGLRYKACNKRKPARRLELKTEEDSAVEEELTVSITEVEVLEEQAQQKAEDENGDQLKPETESEEEEEDEENKSQKDSSRFLLRDKEGEDEPEAERDVSHAPHASCPPESSFSEEEASDDQHVPSSSTSSRSSSLDSPSVTPEPPSGPREYLSGPPGFLCAVDNNSDTDSLSGEEDMMQESTEEESSFLDEVLSSLKTSHSTDVDISGVLLEMEKMEKEEKVIEIDERVEMKGEEAEADDPTGCEATALYSVMSDQTTEDEEEVLLHSLQEEEVAVEEEVKRTEEEADAEEEEEIVVERFIQHSDEEAGQEEEAEDVQSEEENNMVSSQTVSQQETEEQAIGKEEKEAAEAKKGPEIVGEDWENKVEENSVQVDELGEEEEEEEEGKGDKEEMTEIHDSEDEEFPCVSPIQGTDEGDDGATHDDTTTDVDEQIHSRMNEVPEILNENFGAVEEVDEVELKDHKSEGEETEEEVERCPSDANQSGEDLVREKDETSPPVDVKPVESEEEGGAFSRLPPLLLSESRSNSHSDESPISSPSKTTTLHINLASPTSEKNTSPFELRPAAANPSDSVTESLSPADETTESTEEQPEALKDQEEKEKQSELEQNNSAPALAQEGLAQPTDQSKVRFTIATAWQRLQSPPTSPSAVPAAQDGELKAACQNDQDQKAEPDSLMKAELLSSPVRGRSSGSFTSKLHSSAPSSPAEPQTAEATRTSESAAVAEANSDSPFGVRLRKTSALLRLSSEEVDSEPQVESPTHSPSCKAESLQPVNSKPSASHPISNKPALPKKPEVHGDAVVKLRRISEPPAARGVSGGSDPPSWISMAKQKQKVYKETPLNEIAVRKEEQEKKPALPTSVGSAAIRGQSNNKQVEPISKGSVKKETRRTLSGPTPVPPQLSKSPLQKPEVPPAPAKPTPPPDSPQMPPSSPAPLTIPLKSPASTTPSILSKTPPVPSTSISPRTVPEKPASRAPGLSRQAVPPQRSSPTTALPQDEPPWMALAKKKAKAWSEMPQIVQ; encoded by the exons GAAAGAAGAAATCCAAGTTCCAGACGTTTAAAAAATTGTTTGCTcggaagaaaaagaaagaaccaCAAGATGCAGGAGCTGAAGATGGCCTTAAGGGGAGCCAGTCGAGTGACAATGTCAGTAAAACTTCAGAGAACAATGCACTCATTGAGTTGGAGAAGGAGAAGGTTTCTGG GTCTAAGGTCAGTCTGGGCAACAAGGCCTTGTCACATGACTCTGTTTTTGTCTCCAACTCATCGGAAGCTAATGAGGGGCTTGGAGCGTCTCAGGACAGCATTCAAGGGAAAGTTAAATCCCTACAG CTCCAGCTGAAGCAGGCTATTAGAAAGGGTTCTCCTCCATCCTTGATGTGTGTGAAGAAGACAGAAGAGGCTGGAACCATGTCTGAGGATGACAGTCTGCCCTGCAGCCCACTTGACTATACACCTCTTCATTCGGTCAAG AGTAAAGCTGAGAGGAGCAGCTCCAACAGTCTGGATGGAATAGAAAGCGACGAACAG CTGTCCTGCGCAGCCTCCAGCAGAGCTGTGAGCCCCCTGGTGATTCCTGGGGACTTCAGCCAGCCGGCCAGTCCCTTCGTCTGTCTGGATAACTCTGCTGCCAAGCACAAGCTGGGCCTGAGATATAAAGCTTGCAACAAGAGGAAGCCGGCCCGT CGTCTCGAGCTGAAAACAGAAGAGGACTCTGCAGTGGAGGAGGAGTTGACGGTCTCTATAACCGAAGTAGAAGTTTTGGAGGAACAAGCCCAGCAGAAGGCAGAAG ATGAGAATGGGGATCAGCTAAAGCCAGAAACAGaaagtgaggaggaggaggaggatgaagagaacAAATCCCAAAAGGATTCCTCAAGATTCCTTCTTAGGGATAAAGAGGGAGAAGATGAGCCAGAAGCAGAACGGGATGTTTCTCACGCCCCACATGCTTCCTGTCCTCCAGAGTCAAGTTTCTCAGAGGAGGAAGCCTCTGATGATCAGCATGTTCCTTCCTCCAGTACCAGCTCCAGATCCTCTTCTCTGGACAGTCCCAG TGTCACACCAGAGCCCCCATCTGGTCCAAGGGAGTATCTGTCAGGTCCTCCAGGCTTTTTATGTGCAGTTGATAACAACTCTGACACTGACTCTTTGTCAGGAGAAGAAGACATGATGCAAGAAAGTACAGAGGAGGAGAGCTCCTTCTTAGATGAGGTGCTGAGCTCTTTGAAGACCTCTCACTCAACCGACGTAGACATTAGCGGCGTTCTTCTGGAGATGGAGAAGATGGAGAAAGAGGAAAAAGTGATAGAAATTGATGAAAGAGTGGAGATGAAAGGAGAGGAAGCAGAAGCAGACGATCCCACTGGTTGCGAGGCTACTGCCTTGTATTCTGTCATGTCTGATCAGACTACCGAGGACGAAGAGGAGGTTCTTCTTCATTCTCTGCAAGAGGAAGAGGTAGCAGTTGAAGAGGAAGTGAAAAGGACAGAGGAAGAAGCTGatgctgaggaggaggaggaaattGTTGTGGAGCGATTCATTCAACATAGT gatgAGGAGGCTGGACAGGAAGAGGAGGCAGAAGACGTTCAATCAGAGGAAGAAAACAACATGGTTTCATCACAAACTGTAAGCCAACAGGAGACAGAGGAACAGGCTATTGGGAAAGAAGAGAAGGAGGCAGCAGAGGCAAAGAAGGGACCAGAAATAGTTGGGGAAGACTGGGAGAACAAGGTGGAAGAAAACAGTGTTCAGGTGGATGAACtaggagaagaagaggaggaagaggaggaagggaAGGGGGATAAGGAGGAAATGACAGAAATCCATGACTCAGAAGATGAGGAGTTTCCATGTGTCTCACCTATTCAGGGGACAGATGAAGGAGATGATGGTGCCACACATGATGACACTACCACAGATGTGGATGAGCAAATTCATTCCAGAATGAATGAGGTGCCGGAAATTTTAAATGAGAACTTTGGAGCTGTAGAGGAAGTGGATGAGGTCGAGCTCAAGGATCATAAATCAGAAGGTGAAGAAACAGAGGAAGAAGTGGAAAGATGCCCTTCAGATGCAAATCAGAGTGGAGAGGACCTGGTGCGAGAAAAAGATGAAACAAGTCCCCCCGTGGATGTTAAACCAGTAGAATCTGAGGAAGAAGGCGGCGCTTTCTCCAGACTTCCTCCTCTGTTACTTTCAGAGTCACGTTCTAACTCCCATTCAGATGAAAGTCCCATCAGCTCTCCCAGTAAGACCACCACCTTACACATTAATCTTGCCTCCCCCACCTCAGAAAAAAACACCTCTCCATTCGAGCTTCGTCCAGCTGCTGCCAATCCCAGTGATAGTGTCACAGAGTCACTTTCCCCTGCTGACGAGACCACAGAGTCAACTGAAGAGCAGCCAGAGGCTTTAAAAgaccaagaagaaaaagaaaaacaatcagaGCTGGAGCAAAACAATTCAGCTCCTGCCTTAGCGCAGGAAGGGCTCGCACAGCCAACAGATCAGAGTAAAGTCCGCTTCACCATCGCCACCGCGTGGCAGAGGTTACAGAGTCCCCCTACTTCCCCATCTGCTGTACCAGCTGCGCAGGATGGTGAGCTGAAGGCTGCATGTCAGAATGATCAGGATCAGAAAGCAGAACCTGACAGCTTGATGAAGGCTGAGCTGTTGTCGAGTCCAGTCAGAGGGAGGAGCTCAGGGAGCTTCACTTCCAAACTACATAGCTCTGCACCGTCCTCTCCGGCTGAACCCCAGACCGCAGAAGCCACAAGAACATCAG AGAGTGCTGCAGTAGCGGAGGCAAACTCTGACAGTCCTTTTGGAGTTCGACTGAGGAAGACGTCAGCTCTGCTCCGGCTCAGCTCAGAAGAGGTTGATTCGGAG CCTCAAGTTGAGTCACCAACACATTCACCCTCCTGTAAAGCTGAGTCACTCCAACCAGTCAACAGCAAGCCCTCTGCAAGCCATCCAATCAGCAACAAGCCTGCTCTTCCTAAAAAACCAGAGGTCCACGGAGACGCTGTGGTCAAACTGAGACGCATATCAG AGCCGCCCGCAGCGCGAGGTGTGTCTGGTGGATCAGATCCTCCCAGCTGGATTTCTATggccaaacagaaacagaaggTCTATAAAGAAACCCCACTGAATGAGATTGCAGTCAGGAAG GAGGAACAAGAGAAGAAGCCTGCATTGCCTACAAGTGTCGGTTCGGCTGCAATCAGGGGGCAGAGCAACAACAAACAAGTTGAACCCATAAGCAAAG GGTCAGTAAAGAAGGAGACCAGAAGGACACTCTCTGGTCCAACTCCAGTGCCACCTCAGCTTTCAAAATCCCCACTTCAAAAGCCAGAGGTTCCCCCTGCCCCCGCAAAACCTACACCTCCACCAGACTCGCCCCAAATGCCCCCTTCCTCTCCTGCTCCATTAACCATACCCTTAAAGTCTCCTGCTTCCACAACTCCATCTATTCTCTCCAAAACGCCCCCAGTCCCCTCTACATCTATTTCACCAAGAACCGTCCCAGAAAAGCCCGCTTCCAGAGCTCCGGGGCTGTCCAGGCAGGCTGTGCCCCCCCAGCGAAGCTCGCCTACCACAGCTCTGCCCCAAGACGAGCCCCCCTGGATGGCGCTTGCCAAAAAGAAGGCCAAAGCCTGGAGTGAGATGCCACAGATTGTTCAGTGA